Proteins from a single region of Parasedimentitalea psychrophila:
- a CDS encoding pentapeptide repeat-containing protein: protein MLRILHSKGFIYLGTMLSSKKRNLRTRSHKPVDNSAAQISRINELTRAGRANWLGLLAYLAFTFITVLGVQDADFFIPWRETQLPLINVSIPTFSFFYFAPALATVLYVYLHLHVRKVTEALAETTATVKSEPIEEYLTPWLLNDFVLRRRGDGAVKTRTLDSLGDLATVCLIWLSGPFVTGWFWVRSWPAHDQIMSLLLAGSFGLCVLTGHKSYAWMWKKLGQHKVDNRLVKTILKMGKTHIRVFCVFLVLVSWARTEGGFTGPPWGDEISSFIDEKTKFNSPTWLTYDPPIWMRLTALMASTDLSNINFVELPPDARDPLTSRKIFRYDWCKRAGVETRICGGYPSFGIAAPPYQDEMRLAWCGQENAEQNFNPETCRAFFADLDRLFYEEWWALRFSQLRVLQRTDFSGADLRRTDLSNSFLAGVNFIEAQMEGADLSFAQIERAFFNRAQMEGVSLTKAQMEGAKFWGAQLEGASFYEAQMEATVLIDAQMNGVSISDALMEKAVIAGAQLEGAYIWNVEMEGIILRNAQMNGIRLRNSRMGGADLRNVQMNGAELTDMQMGGVVLIGAEMRSVDWARTVFSGSVVHSADLRGAKSFDQEQLDLVIGNKYTLLPIGRHVWSCWVKPPEGFENMVSHVSGIYVSMANVGDNWWNPERVRADWLCPEGTEPQKTGTELGLDEDPPWLQ, encoded by the coding sequence GTGCTACGCATTTTGCATTCCAAAGGATTCATTTATTTAGGCACCATGCTCAGCTCAAAAAAACGCAACCTACGCACCCGATCACATAAACCAGTAGATAACTCTGCCGCTCAGATCTCCCGGATCAACGAGCTGACCAGAGCAGGGCGTGCCAACTGGTTGGGGTTACTGGCCTATTTGGCTTTCACGTTCATCACCGTGCTGGGTGTGCAAGACGCAGATTTCTTTATTCCATGGCGTGAAACTCAACTGCCGCTGATCAACGTCTCGATCCCCACTTTTAGTTTTTTCTACTTCGCCCCGGCACTGGCGACAGTACTCTATGTCTATCTGCACCTTCATGTCCGCAAAGTGACCGAGGCTCTGGCCGAGACCACCGCTACCGTCAAATCTGAACCCATCGAAGAATACCTCACTCCCTGGCTGCTGAATGATTTTGTGCTACGACGTCGGGGCGATGGTGCAGTCAAAACGCGGACGCTGGACAGTCTGGGTGATTTGGCAACCGTCTGTCTGATCTGGCTGTCCGGTCCCTTTGTCACCGGTTGGTTTTGGGTCCGTTCCTGGCCCGCCCATGATCAGATCATGTCTCTTCTTCTGGCGGGTAGTTTTGGCCTCTGTGTGCTCACCGGTCACAAAAGCTATGCTTGGATGTGGAAGAAATTGGGACAGCATAAGGTCGACAATCGCTTGGTCAAAACTATTCTGAAAATGGGCAAGACACACATAAGGGTGTTTTGCGTTTTTCTGGTTTTGGTAAGTTGGGCAAGAACCGAGGGCGGTTTTACCGGCCCGCCTTGGGGCGATGAAATTTCAAGTTTCATTGACGAGAAGACCAAATTCAATTCGCCCACCTGGCTGACTTATGATCCGCCAATCTGGATGCGGTTGACGGCACTTATGGCCTCCACCGATCTGAGTAACATCAATTTTGTAGAACTACCGCCTGATGCACGTGATCCGTTGACCAGTCGTAAAATATTTCGATATGACTGGTGCAAACGTGCTGGCGTCGAGACCAGAATATGCGGGGGTTATCCTTCATTTGGGATTGCTGCCCCGCCTTATCAAGACGAGATGCGTCTTGCCTGGTGTGGCCAAGAAAACGCCGAACAAAATTTTAATCCTGAGACATGCCGCGCCTTTTTTGCTGATCTTGACAGACTATTCTACGAGGAGTGGTGGGCTCTTAGATTTAGTCAGTTGCGAGTCTTGCAAAGAACGGATTTCAGTGGCGCCGACCTGCGCCGCACTGACTTGAGTAATTCTTTTCTTGCTGGCGTCAACTTCATCGAAGCTCAGATGGAAGGGGCAGACCTTTCGTTTGCGCAGATAGAAAGAGCGTTCTTTAATCGCGCGCAGATGGAAGGGGTAAGCCTAACTAAAGCGCAGATGGAAGGGGCAAAATTTTGGGGTGCGCAGTTGGAAGGAGCAAGTTTTTACGAAGCACAGATGGAAGCGACAGTCCTAATAGACGCACAGATGAATGGAGTATCAATCAGTGATGCATTGATGGAAAAAGCAGTCATTGCGGGCGCGCAGTTGGAGGGGGCATACATCTGGAACGTGGAGATGGAGGGGATAATCCTCAGAAACGCGCAGATGAATGGGATAAGACTCCGAAACTCGCGAATGGGCGGGGCAGATCTCCGAAACGTGCAGATGAACGGGGCAGAACTCACCGACATGCAGATGGGGGGGGTAGTCCTAATTGGCGCTGAGATGCGGTCTGTAGATTGGGCCCGGACCGTCTTCTCGGGCTCGGTCGTCCATTCTGCAGATTTACGTGGTGCCAAGTCCTTTGATCAAGAGCAATTGGATTTAGTCATTGGCAACAAATACACGCTTTTACCGATAGGCCGTCATGTCTGGTCCTGCTGGGTTAAACCGCCAGAAGGGTTTGAAAATATGGTATCGCACGTTTCAGGAATATACGTGTCAATGGCCAATGTAGGTGACAATTGGTGGAACCCCGAAAGAGTTCGCGCTGATTGGCTTTGCCCTGAAGGCACAGAACCACAAAAAACAGGCACAGAACTGGGGCTGGACGAGGATCCGCCTTGGTTGCAATGA
- a CDS encoding helix-turn-helix transcriptional regulator, with the protein MRILSKPQLKELVLYSPQHVARLEKAGLFPKRVQLGPSRVGWVEDEVLDWLQIRMEGREEA; encoded by the coding sequence ATGAGGATACTTTCAAAACCCCAGCTGAAGGAGTTGGTTCTGTATTCACCACAACATGTCGCACGTCTGGAAAAGGCCGGCCTATTCCCCAAGCGGGTACAGCTGGGCCCGAGCAGAGTGGGATGGGTAGAGGATGAAGTGCTGGACTGGCTCCAAATACGGATGGAGGGTCGCGAGGAGGCCTGA
- a CDS encoding replication-relaxation family protein, with amino-acid sequence MKQTDSLGRATFHHIAPLTDVRPTAREVRWLKHIERHGPLNSAHLHALTKGTHRCKDTSRRQLQKLRAGGFLRLPRQQRFTEHADFNPYIYDLTKQARTHLIDLGLAEPAVRPTGHWGHGAAVTSLTSAIDIAAALDGVSYIPAHDILAIKQTSLAIPIGNRKLIPDQLFALDYGGRYRAFLLEVDHGTEPKTSSAARKSYASSIELYRLMIERDLHRAHYGLKATTLVLWVFSRRSNEQRFLEMVAKTGGPARNLIGPVTVLFRPFESIFCPKGDTPWHHDHPKNSNATQCGSH; translated from the coding sequence ATGAAACAAACCGACAGCCTGGGGCGCGCAACATTCCATCATATTGCGCCACTGACCGACGTGCGTCCCACGGCTCGTGAAGTCCGCTGGCTCAAGCATATCGAGCGTCACGGACCGCTCAACTCGGCCCATCTACATGCACTCACCAAAGGTACGCATCGCTGCAAAGACACCAGCCGGCGGCAGTTGCAGAAATTGCGGGCCGGTGGATTCTTGAGGCTACCGCGCCAACAGCGCTTCACTGAGCATGCCGACTTCAACCCCTACATCTATGACCTGACAAAACAGGCGCGCACTCATCTTATCGATCTTGGCTTGGCAGAACCCGCCGTGCGGCCAACCGGGCATTGGGGACACGGGGCTGCTGTCACTAGCCTGACCAGCGCAATTGATATTGCCGCAGCATTGGACGGCGTGAGCTATATTCCGGCCCATGACATCCTGGCCATCAAACAAACTTCCCTCGCCATTCCCATCGGTAACCGCAAACTGATCCCGGACCAGCTCTTTGCACTGGATTACGGCGGTAGATATCGCGCCTTCCTATTGGAGGTCGATCACGGGACAGAACCCAAGACGTCCAGTGCGGCCCGCAAGAGTTACGCTTCATCGATTGAGCTGTACCGACTGATGATTGAACGGGACCTACACCGTGCGCATTATGGCCTCAAGGCAACCACGTTGGTCCTGTGGGTGTTCTCGCGACGCAGCAACGAACAGCGTTTCCTGGAAATGGTAGCCAAAACCGGTGGCCCGGCGAGAAACCTGATTGGACCTGTCACGGTATTGTTCCGCCCCTTTGAGAGCATATTCTGCCCCAAAGGAGATACACCATGGCACCACGACCATCCGAAGAATTCAAACGCGACGCAGTGCGGATCGCACTGA
- a CDS encoding tyrosine-type recombinase/integrase, which translates to MKMKTTQILTDKLIQNIKTDKPRIQITDAKTTGLKLRVSRSGHKSFALMIRNSSGKYATFTIGTYPDVSLKKAREIALQSRVDLKITGLVTPTAPSVAKQDETTLRLLLGEAQSVFAGKKKTWRPRGIRKPTAFARRAIENVFENLLDKPVEAISAKEFGYAANSYKPKRPLKGKTTANGQVSRALSYLSPVLDWAAHRGRKYGKFGAGRKTQLNVAELLRVNDPSTDDPTIKGKRDRVLTIEEIAAIYPLLRHPTPDRIRRKKVSPKNDYGPIAMRFLLLSVARREEVASAKWNDFDFINGVWTKPEVKDATGKGRSQRLPLSEAALNLLKSLPGFKLCHKDSFVFPNRDGGKLDNWNRIAAQVQKGSKTSDWTRHDLRRTGATLLEELQVPVQTVEAILDHTNRFANAGVSGSAGHYMVATRIMNVTEDPKVTALNKLSTALDHIVAKASTPASFIEDS; encoded by the coding sequence ATGAAAATGAAAACCACCCAAATTCTAACCGACAAACTGATCCAAAACATCAAGACGGACAAGCCGCGCATTCAGATCACTGATGCCAAGACAACCGGCCTCAAACTGCGCGTTTCGCGGTCCGGGCACAAGTCTTTCGCCCTGATGATCCGCAACAGCTCCGGAAAATACGCAACTTTCACAATCGGCACCTACCCGGATGTGTCGTTGAAGAAAGCACGCGAAATCGCACTCCAATCACGCGTCGATTTGAAAATCACCGGTTTGGTAACACCGACGGCACCATCCGTCGCTAAGCAGGATGAAACAACCCTCCGTTTACTGCTGGGCGAAGCGCAGTCGGTTTTCGCAGGGAAGAAGAAAACCTGGCGTCCACGTGGCATTCGCAAACCAACTGCTTTTGCCCGGAGGGCCATCGAGAACGTCTTCGAAAATCTATTAGACAAGCCTGTTGAAGCGATTTCAGCTAAGGAATTTGGCTACGCCGCGAACAGCTATAAACCCAAGCGTCCATTGAAGGGGAAAACTACAGCTAATGGCCAAGTCTCTCGTGCATTGTCATACCTCTCCCCGGTCTTAGACTGGGCCGCTCACCGTGGACGCAAATATGGGAAGTTCGGCGCAGGGCGTAAAACCCAACTCAATGTTGCTGAGCTGCTCCGCGTTAATGATCCGTCCACCGACGACCCGACGATTAAGGGCAAACGGGATCGAGTGTTAACGATTGAGGAAATCGCCGCGATATATCCGTTGCTTCGACATCCAACTCCGGACAGAATCCGCCGCAAGAAAGTGTCGCCGAAGAACGACTATGGACCCATCGCAATGCGTTTCCTTTTGTTGTCCGTTGCCCGGCGCGAGGAAGTCGCATCTGCCAAATGGAATGATTTCGATTTCATCAACGGCGTTTGGACCAAACCAGAGGTTAAAGATGCCACCGGAAAGGGTCGCAGCCAACGCTTGCCCCTGTCCGAAGCAGCGTTGAACCTCCTCAAAAGCTTGCCTGGCTTCAAACTATGCCACAAAGACAGCTTCGTGTTCCCCAACCGCGACGGCGGAAAGCTCGACAATTGGAACCGGATTGCAGCGCAAGTTCAAAAAGGCAGCAAGACCAGCGATTGGACGCGCCACGACCTACGCCGCACGGGCGCTACGCTGCTGGAGGAGTTGCAGGTCCCGGTTCAAACCGTCGAAGCCATTCTGGACCACACCAACCGTTTCGCAAATGCGGGCGTCAGTGGTTCCGCCGGGCATTACATGGTCGCCACACGGATCATGAACGTGACGGAAGACCCCAAAGTGACTGCCTTAAATAAATTGAGCACCGCGCTCGATCACATTGTTGCAAAGGCATCTACACCGGCTTCGTTCATCGAGGATTCGTAG